A stretch of Pseudolysobacter antarcticus DNA encodes these proteins:
- a CDS encoding acetyl-CoA C-acyltransferase yields MSKQVQEAYIVASVRSPVGKAPRGMFRNTRPDDLLAHVLRAALDKVPSVDRTRIDDAVIGCAMPEAEQGMNVARIGVLLAGLPNVISAVTINRFCSSGLQAVAMAADRIRLGEADLMLAGGTESMSMIPMMGHTIAFNPAVFNDENIAVAYGMGITAEKVAEQWKVSRDAQDAFALRSHQRALAAIAAGEFKDEIAPFLLDDHYPDLAGRDIKNDQRLIDTDEGPRADTSIEGLAKLRTVFRAGGSVTAGNSSQMSDGAGAVLLASAQAIKDYGLTPLARFVGFAVAGVPPEIMGIGPKEAIPKVLRQTGINKNDLDWIELNEAFAAQALAVMQDTGLDPDKVNPLGGAIALGHPLGATGAIRIATLVHGLRRRKQKYGMVTMCIGTGMGAAGIFEAL; encoded by the coding sequence ATGAGCAAACAAGTACAAGAAGCCTATATCGTCGCCAGCGTGCGCAGCCCGGTGGGCAAGGCACCGCGTGGCATGTTCCGCAATACGCGTCCTGATGACCTACTAGCACATGTGCTACGCGCGGCATTGGACAAGGTGCCGAGCGTGGATCGCACACGTATTGACGACGCCGTAATCGGTTGTGCCATGCCTGAGGCCGAGCAAGGCATGAACGTCGCGCGCATCGGCGTGCTACTGGCCGGTTTGCCGAACGTTATCTCGGCAGTCACGATCAATCGGTTCTGTTCGTCCGGCCTGCAAGCCGTGGCGATGGCGGCCGATCGCATTCGTCTCGGCGAAGCCGATTTGATGCTCGCCGGCGGCACTGAAAGCATGAGCATGATTCCGATGATGGGCCATACCATCGCCTTCAATCCGGCCGTGTTCAACGACGAAAATATTGCCGTTGCTTATGGCATGGGCATTACCGCAGAGAAAGTTGCGGAGCAATGGAAAGTATCGCGCGATGCGCAGGATGCGTTCGCGTTGCGCAGTCATCAGCGTGCGCTCGCCGCGATTGCCGCCGGTGAGTTCAAGGATGAAATTGCGCCATTCCTGCTCGATGATCATTACCCGGATTTGGCCGGGCGCGACATCAAGAACGATCAGCGTCTGATCGATACCGACGAAGGTCCGCGCGCCGACACCAGCATCGAAGGCCTAGCCAAACTGCGCACCGTTTTTCGTGCGGGCGGTTCGGTCACGGCAGGTAACTCGTCGCAAATGTCAGATGGCGCGGGTGCGGTACTGCTTGCCAGTGCGCAGGCGATCAAGGATTACGGCCTTACTCCGCTCGCACGTTTCGTCGGCTTCGCCGTCGCTGGCGTGCCGCCGGAGATCATGGGCATCGGCCCGAAGGAAGCGATTCCGAAAGTGCTGCGCCAAACCGGCATCAACAAGAACGATCTCGACTGGATCGAACTCAACGAAGCGTTCGCTGCCCAGGCGCTGGCCGTGATGCAAGATACCGGGCTTGATCCGGACAAGGTCAATCCGCTCGGTGGCGCGATCGCGCTCGGTCATCCGCTCGGTGCGACCGGCGCCATCCGTATCGCCACGCTCGTGCATGGATTACGTCGGCGCAAACAAAAGTACGGCATGGTGACGATGTGTATCGGCACAGGCATGGGTGCTGCGGGAATTTTCGAAGCCTTGTAA
- a CDS encoding 3-hydroxyacyl-CoA dehydrogenase/enoyl-CoA hydratase family protein, which produces MSTPPLRIRKAAVLGAGVMGAQIAAHLTNADVETLLFDLPAKDGDPNGIVLKAIQNLTKLSPAPLADKSRAASIIPANYDQHLALLGECDLVIEAIAERIDWKRDLYAKIAPHLKKDSILASNTSGLSINALADVLPEHLHEHFCGVHFFNPPRYMHLAELIPCAKTLPEVVSGLEAFLTTTLGKGVVIAKDTPNFIGNRIGVFSMLSAMYHTQALGLGFDVVDALTGPAIGRPKSATYRTADVVGLDTMGHVIKTMDDTLPDDPWHQFFKAPEWLSGLVAQGALGQKTGAGFYRKVGKDILVLDPAKRDYVKETGTVSDEVAAILKIKAAPERLAKLRASADPQAQFLWASLRDLFHYTAYHLAAIADNARDVDFAIRWGYGWKQGPFELWQDAGWKQVASWINEDIAAGKAMSNAPLPDWVLDGRDGVHEARGSFAPSIGGLRPRSENPVYKRQYFPDRILGETPNLGSTIFETDAVRFWHLDADIGILSFKTKMNTISPAVLDGIQQAVTHAEQNLAGMVIWQFGEPFSAGADLGAASASLAAGKIDEFEQGVNLFQQTSMRIKHALVPVVSAVRGMAFGGGCEFQMHSAKTVAALESYIGLVEAGVGLLPAGGGLKELALRAAQSAIGGDVFGVLKNSFETIAMAKVSASAFEAKELGLLRATDTVVFNAYELLYVAITEARALAERGYRPPLPARAIAVAGDTGTASFKASLVNMLEGRFISPHDFEVSSRIADTLCGGVVERGSLVDEQWLLDLERKHFVALAQMPKTQERVMFTLKTGKPLRN; this is translated from the coding sequence ATGAGCACACCTCCACTCCGCATACGCAAGGCCGCTGTTCTCGGGGCCGGCGTGATGGGCGCGCAAATCGCCGCACATCTGACCAACGCCGATGTTGAAACCTTGTTGTTTGATTTGCCTGCCAAAGACGGAGATCCAAACGGCATCGTGCTCAAGGCGATCCAGAATCTGACCAAGCTCAGTCCGGCGCCACTGGCGGACAAATCGCGTGCCGCGAGCATAATTCCGGCCAATTACGATCAGCATCTCGCGCTGCTCGGCGAGTGCGATCTGGTGATCGAGGCAATCGCCGAACGCATCGACTGGAAACGCGACCTGTACGCCAAGATCGCACCGCATCTGAAAAAAGACTCGATTCTCGCCAGCAATACTTCAGGTCTCAGCATCAATGCACTGGCCGACGTCTTGCCCGAACATTTGCATGAGCATTTCTGCGGCGTACATTTTTTCAACCCACCGCGCTACATGCATCTGGCCGAACTGATCCCGTGCGCGAAAACGCTGCCGGAAGTCGTCAGCGGACTTGAGGCATTTCTGACTACCACGCTCGGCAAAGGCGTGGTGATTGCGAAAGACACGCCGAACTTCATCGGCAATCGCATCGGCGTGTTTTCGATGTTGTCGGCGATGTATCACACGCAAGCGCTCGGACTCGGCTTCGATGTCGTCGATGCTTTGACCGGCCCGGCGATCGGGCGTCCGAAAAGTGCCACGTATCGTACCGCCGATGTTGTTGGTCTGGATACGATGGGGCATGTCATCAAGACCATGGATGACACATTGCCCGACGATCCGTGGCATCAATTTTTCAAGGCGCCAGAATGGTTGTCCGGCTTGGTCGCACAGGGTGCGCTCGGACAGAAAACCGGCGCGGGTTTTTATCGCAAAGTCGGCAAGGATATTCTCGTCCTCGATCCGGCCAAGCGTGATTACGTCAAGGAAACGGGTACGGTCAGCGATGAAGTCGCCGCGATCCTAAAGATCAAGGCTGCGCCCGAACGTCTTGCAAAACTCCGTGCCAGCGCGGATCCCCAAGCGCAATTTTTGTGGGCGTCGTTGCGCGATCTGTTTCACTACACCGCGTATCACCTTGCCGCGATTGCCGACAACGCGCGCGATGTCGATTTTGCGATTCGCTGGGGTTACGGTTGGAAACAAGGTCCGTTCGAACTGTGGCAGGACGCCGGCTGGAAACAGGTAGCGAGCTGGATCAACGAAGATATCGCCGCCGGCAAGGCAATGAGCAATGCGCCGTTGCCGGACTGGGTGCTCGATGGTCGCGACGGTGTGCATGAAGCGCGCGGTTCGTTTGCGCCGAGCATTGGCGGGCTGCGTCCTCGCTCGGAAAATCCAGTCTACAAACGCCAGTACTTTCCGGATCGCATTCTCGGTGAAACGCCGAATCTCGGCAGCACAATTTTCGAAACCGATGCCGTACGTTTCTGGCATCTCGATGCGGACATCGGCATCCTGAGTTTCAAAACCAAGATGAATACGATCAGTCCCGCCGTGCTCGACGGTATTCAGCAAGCTGTTACTCATGCCGAACAGAATCTCGCTGGCATGGTGATCTGGCAGTTCGGCGAACCGTTCTCGGCAGGCGCGGATCTCGGTGCAGCGAGTGCGTCGCTGGCGGCTGGCAAGATCGATGAATTCGAGCAAGGCGTGAATCTGTTTCAGCAGACCAGCATGCGCATCAAGCATGCGTTGGTGCCGGTGGTATCGGCCGTTCGCGGCATGGCCTTTGGCGGCGGTTGCGAGTTCCAGATGCACAGTGCCAAGACGGTAGCTGCACTCGAAAGTTATATCGGCCTGGTCGAAGCCGGTGTCGGTCTGTTGCCTGCAGGTGGCGGTCTGAAGGAACTCGCGTTGCGCGCTGCGCAGAGCGCGATCGGCGGTGACGTTTTCGGCGTGCTGAAAAATTCGTTCGAAACCATTGCAATGGCCAAGGTTTCCGCCAGCGCGTTCGAAGCCAAAGAACTCGGCCTGCTGCGTGCCACCGATACCGTGGTGTTCAACGCCTATGAGTTGCTCTACGTCGCCATCACCGAAGCTCGGGCATTGGCTGAGCGTGGTTATCGCCCGCCTTTGCCAGCGCGCGCCATTGCAGTCGCTGGCGACACCGGCACGGCCAGTTTCAAGGCCAGCCTCGTCAACATGCTCGAAGGCCGTTTCATCTCGCCGCACGATTTTGAAGTCAGCAGTCGTATCGCCGATACGCTGTGCGGAGGCGTGGTCGAACGCGGCAGTCTGGTCGATGAACAATGGTTGCTGGATCTTGAACGCAAGCATTTTGTCGCGCTCGCGCAAATGCCGAAAACTCAGGAGCGTGTGATGTTCACACTCAAGACTGGCAAACCGCTGCGCAACTGA
- a CDS encoding TetR/AcrR family transcriptional regulator — protein sequence MQFSTKERILGAAEMLFAQHGFAGASLRQVTSAAKVNLAAVNYHFGSKENLINEVFRRRLDELNARRLSTLRAAQTEANPRLEDILAAFIKPALALSLDRNGGGAFVRVLARAYAEHNESLRKFLSDNYGHVLKEFAAAFAALLPTLDKQELYWRLDIVSGALTYAMADFGVIKRRGAVSEQAHCELAAEHLIKFASAGLRER from the coding sequence ATGCAATTCTCAACCAAGGAACGCATTCTCGGCGCCGCAGAAATGCTCTTTGCGCAGCATGGTTTTGCAGGCGCCTCCCTGCGTCAGGTGACCTCTGCCGCAAAGGTTAATCTGGCTGCCGTCAACTATCATTTTGGCTCGAAAGAAAACCTCATCAACGAAGTTTTTCGGCGACGACTCGACGAACTAAATGCACGGCGATTGAGTACCTTGAGAGCCGCGCAGACAGAAGCAAATCCACGCCTCGAAGACATTCTCGCCGCGTTCATCAAACCGGCATTGGCGCTGTCGCTCGATCGCAATGGTGGCGGTGCTTTTGTGCGTGTTCTGGCTCGCGCTTATGCCGAGCATAACGAAAGCCTGCGCAAATTTCTTTCGGATAATTACGGTCATGTCCTGAAGGAATTTGCCGCCGCGTTTGCCGCGTTGCTGCCAACGCTGGACAAGCAGGAATTGTACTGGCGCCTTGATATCGTCAGCGGCGCCTTGACGTATGCGATGGCGGATTTCGGCGTCATCAAACGGCGCGGCGCGGTTTCCGAACAAGCACATTGCGAACTCGCCGCCGAACATCTGATCAAATTTGCATCGGCCGGTCTGCGCGAACGCTAG
- the ndk gene encoding nucleoside-diphosphate kinase: MALERTLSIIKPDAVAKNVIGQIYARFEAAGLKIVAAKMKQLSRAEAEGFYAVHSARPFFKALVEFMISGPVMIQALEGENAVLKHRDLMGATNPKEAAAGTIRADFADSIDANAVHGSDAVDTAKNEIAYFFSAIEVNSRA, translated from the coding sequence ATGGCGCTGGAGCGCACTCTATCCATCATCAAACCTGATGCCGTTGCCAAGAACGTCATCGGTCAGATTTATGCTCGTTTCGAGGCCGCTGGACTGAAAATCGTCGCTGCCAAGATGAAACAACTTTCCCGTGCCGAAGCCGAAGGTTTCTACGCGGTTCACAGTGCTCGCCCGTTTTTCAAGGCGCTGGTCGAATTCATGATTTCTGGCCCGGTAATGATTCAAGCCCTTGAAGGCGAGAACGCTGTGCTCAAGCATCGTGACCTGATGGGTGCGACCAATCCGAAAGAAGCTGCCGCCGGCACCATTCGTGCGGACTTCGCCGACAGCATCGATGCCAACGCCGTGCATGGTTCGGACGCTGTGGATACCGCAAAGAACGAGATCGCGTATTTCTTTTCCGCGATCGAAGTCAACTCTCGCGCTTGA
- the rlmN gene encoding 23S rRNA (adenine(2503)-C(2))-methyltransferase RlmN yields the protein MTTAIQPVTNLFDLDRAGLEAFFIGLGEKKFRAQQVMKWMYHQQVIDFEQMTDLGKSLRDKLNTHAELRLPKILHEQQSSDGTCKWVLELEGGNAVETVFIPEANRGTLCVSSQIGCGLNCSFCSTGTQGFNRDLTTAEVIGQVWIAANSLGSKHRGARRITNVVMMGMGEPLLNFDNVVPAMSLMRDDYGFGLASRRVTLSTAGLVPMIDRLNAESDVALAVSLHAPDDELRTQLVPLNKKYPIAELMAACQRYAARKAKTQITFEYTLMKGINDKPEQARALVKLLRRVPSKLNLIPFNPFPGTKYERSEPMVIATFQKIVMDGGLIATVRRTRGDDIDAACGQLVGKVMDRTRRQADFRRRIEAEVHVIP from the coding sequence GTGACGACCGCCATCCAGCCCGTGACCAATCTGTTCGATCTTGATCGAGCCGGGCTGGAGGCGTTTTTCATTGGCCTCGGCGAGAAGAAATTTCGCGCCCAGCAGGTGATGAAATGGATGTATCACCAGCAAGTCATCGATTTCGAGCAGATGACCGATCTCGGCAAGAGCTTGCGCGACAAGCTCAATACCCACGCCGAACTGCGTCTGCCGAAAATCCTGCATGAGCAGCAATCCAGTGACGGCACCTGCAAATGGGTGTTGGAATTGGAAGGCGGCAATGCGGTCGAGACCGTGTTCATTCCCGAAGCCAATCGCGGCACGTTGTGTGTTTCGTCGCAAATTGGGTGTGGTCTGAACTGCAGCTTTTGTTCGACCGGCACGCAAGGCTTCAACCGCGATCTGACTACGGCAGAAGTCATCGGTCAGGTCTGGATCGCGGCAAATTCACTCGGCAGCAAACATCGCGGTGCGCGTCGCATCACCAATGTGGTGATGATGGGCATGGGCGAGCCGCTGCTGAATTTCGACAACGTCGTGCCGGCGATGAGCCTGATGCGCGACGACTATGGCTTTGGTCTGGCCAGCCGTCGCGTGACGCTTTCGACCGCCGGTCTGGTGCCAATGATCGACCGCCTGAATGCGGAAAGCGATGTTGCTCTCGCAGTATCGCTGCACGCACCGGATGACGAGCTGCGTACGCAACTCGTGCCGCTCAACAAGAAATATCCGATTGCCGAACTTATGGCTGCGTGCCAGCGTTATGCCGCGCGCAAGGCCAAGACCCAGATCACGTTCGAATATACCTTGATGAAAGGTATCAACGACAAACCGGAGCAAGCGCGCGCGCTGGTCAAGTTGCTGCGTCGGGTGCCATCAAAATTGAACCTGATTCCGTTCAATCCCTTTCCCGGAACCAAGTACGAACGCTCGGAGCCGATGGTCATTGCCACGTTCCAGAAAATCGTCATGGATGGCGGTTTGATCGCGACCGTGCGCCGCACTCGTGGCGATGACATTGATGCCGCCTGCGGTCAACTGGTCGGCAAGGTGATGGATCGCACACGTCGCCAAGCGGATTTCCGCCGTCGCATCGAAGCGGAAGTGCATGTCATTCCATAG
- the pilW gene encoding type IV pilus biogenesis/stability protein PilW yields MSFHSFHLVRAAALALCVLLVGCDASTGGHVKNSDMHEAAKDNTDLGQRYMQQGKLDVAMEKLLKALKYDPNYADVHTVIAVLYERIGNTAEAENHYRRATELAPKSGGANHNYGVFLCKAAKYDQAEQYFQRAIADPFYKTPALAYTNAGICMSKAGKRDAAEADFRKALELNPQSSESLFGLAQIQYDKADYFHARAFMQRFESLQQSGPDALLLGRNIESQLGNTQSAQEYAKRLRDEFPDSEQAHMPEISHPSS; encoded by the coding sequence ATGTCATTCCATAGCTTCCACCTAGTGCGCGCGGCTGCGTTGGCGCTTTGCGTGCTGCTGGTCGGCTGCGACGCGAGCACTGGCGGACATGTCAAGAATTCCGACATGCATGAAGCCGCCAAGGACAACACCGATCTTGGCCAGCGTTACATGCAGCAGGGAAAGCTCGATGTAGCGATGGAAAAATTGTTGAAGGCGTTGAAGTACGACCCCAACTACGCCGACGTGCACACCGTGATTGCGGTTTTGTATGAGCGTATCGGCAATACAGCCGAGGCCGAGAATCACTACCGACGCGCGACGGAACTGGCACCAAAATCCGGCGGCGCCAACCACAATTACGGTGTGTTTCTATGCAAGGCGGCGAAATACGATCAGGCTGAACAATATTTTCAGCGCGCGATCGCCGATCCTTTCTACAAGACGCCCGCACTCGCCTATACCAATGCCGGCATATGCATGTCCAAGGCCGGCAAGCGTGATGCCGCCGAAGCCGATTTTCGCAAGGCCTTGGAATTGAATCCGCAGAGCAGCGAATCGCTTTTTGGTCTGGCGCAAATCCAGTACGACAAAGCCGATTATTTCCATGCTCGGGCTTTCATGCAGCGGTTTGAAAGTCTTCAGCAAAGCGGGCCAGATGCATTGTTGCTGGGCCGTAATATCGAATCGCAATTAGGCAATACACAATCCGCGCAGGAATATGCCAAACGCCTGCGTGACGAATTTCCAGACTCCGAGCAGGCACACATGCCGGAAATCAGCCATCCTTCATCATGA
- a CDS encoding helix-turn-helix domain-containing protein: protein MNPPVDCEPVDASGTEAAVDAESVAPASSHDMIATAAAEPAAAPDVHAYEPDLGQRLRAARETRAWSVTDAAVRLHLPTTVVQALESGNYARIGNGIYLRGYMLSYLRLLALPASLLETLVEPAQTEPPLVTTGAISHPRYLYNRYSVPTIYLILTGLIVVPAVWLTTHGGLEQTLVRIAPLDTPAENSALNTLVDSNTPAIQSPGEQPAPSGLNPLALPGGTTSTANATSTDAPLIASFTPVLNPVQTASPATPAIVAAKESGAHHVRLSLTEESWVEILGTEGKRLDYGLLPAGTQHEYYSDGALDIRIGNSNGATLEVDGHAMDLAPYRHSNVARLRLFSESDKASHSDS from the coding sequence ATGAATCCGCCTGTCGATTGTGAGCCCGTTGATGCGTCCGGAACAGAGGCCGCGGTTGATGCGGAATCGGTTGCGCCAGCGTCATCGCACGACATGATTGCGACCGCTGCAGCAGAACCTGCTGCTGCTCCCGACGTCCACGCGTATGAGCCAGATCTCGGACAACGCCTGCGGGCCGCACGCGAAACACGCGCATGGAGTGTGACCGACGCCGCGGTGCGGCTGCATCTCCCCACTACCGTGGTTCAAGCGCTGGAGTCCGGCAACTACGCGCGCATCGGCAACGGCATTTACCTGCGTGGCTACATGCTGAGTTATCTGCGCCTGCTGGCATTGCCCGCAAGCCTGCTTGAAACACTGGTCGAACCCGCGCAAACGGAACCGCCCCTGGTCACCACCGGTGCGATTTCGCATCCGCGTTATTTGTATAATCGCTATTCGGTGCCGACCATTTATCTGATCCTCACCGGATTGATTGTCGTGCCTGCAGTTTGGCTAACGACGCACGGCGGGTTGGAGCAAACGCTGGTACGTATCGCGCCGCTGGATACACCCGCTGAAAATTCGGCATTGAATACGCTAGTCGACAGCAATACGCCAGCAATACAATCGCCGGGCGAGCAGCCCGCGCCTAGCGGCTTAAATCCGCTTGCGCTCCCGGGCGGCACAACGTCCACAGCGAATGCGACTAGCACCGACGCACCATTGATCGCGTCGTTCACGCCGGTTTTGAACCCGGTACAAACTGCATCACCAGCCACACCGGCAATTGTAGCCGCCAAGGAATCGGGTGCCCATCATGTGCGCCTGAGCCTGACCGAAGAAAGCTGGGTAGAAATTCTCGGGACCGAAGGCAAACGACTGGACTACGGCTTGCTGCCCGCCGGAACGCAACACGAATATTACAGCGATGGCGCGCTTGATATTCGTATCGGCAATAGCAATGGCGCGACCCTCGAAGTGGACGGCCACGCGATGGATCTCGCACCGTATCGGCACTCGAATGTCGCGCGCCTCAGGCTGTTCTCCGAGAGCGACAAGGCTTCCCATAGCGATTCCTGA
- a CDS encoding YfgM family protein, translated as MAFEVMDEHEQGELVQKWLRENALSIVIGVGLGLLLIFGWQQWKTHRAMHQLEAATHYMALTDALEKKNYDVVNQAAQKLRDDYSDTSYAALAAMQQVGVSLSTADKDKDAAYKNMDWAYQHAPAELKELVGTRLARLQISTGKYQEALPLLDGLSKATTYTALVNELRGDAHVGLGHKDEARTAYAEALNGVDAGTPHRNVVEMKLANLGAKAEKQG; from the coding sequence ATGGCTTTTGAGGTAATGGACGAACACGAACAGGGCGAACTGGTGCAGAAATGGCTGCGCGAAAATGCCTTGTCGATAGTGATCGGCGTAGGGCTGGGGCTTCTACTGATTTTCGGTTGGCAGCAATGGAAAACCCATCGCGCCATGCACCAGCTTGAAGCAGCCACGCACTATATGGCGCTGACCGACGCGCTGGAAAAGAAAAATTACGACGTGGTCAATCAGGCTGCGCAGAAACTGCGCGATGATTATTCTGATACTTCTTATGCCGCGCTCGCGGCAATGCAACAGGTTGGCGTGTCATTGAGCACGGCCGACAAAGACAAGGATGCCGCGTACAAGAATATGGATTGGGCGTATCAGCACGCGCCCGCCGAACTCAAGGAATTGGTAGGCACGCGCCTGGCCCGTTTGCAAATTTCCACCGGCAAATACCAGGAGGCGCTCCCCTTGCTCGATGGCTTGTCGAAAGCCACCACCTACACTGCGCTAGTGAATGAATTGCGCGGTGATGCCCACGTCGGTCTGGGGCACAAAGACGAGGCACGCACTGCCTACGCCGAAGCCCTGAACGGTGTTGATGCCGGTACGCCACATCGCAATGTGGTCGAAATGAAACTCGCCAATCTCGGCGCGAAAGCGGAGAAGCAGGGCTGA
- the bamB gene encoding outer membrane protein assembly factor BamB, producing the protein MKRALAFLLLATLLGGCTAIKNAFKGSNKENIEPPKVLTEFAPTVTVEKLWTTGVGKGARKTGVHLTPAYADGKLYAISTTGVLEALDATTGRTLWEKKDKKIAYAAGPTIGEGLLVVGTLDGTLFALNPADGSERWHAEVSSELISAPAVDGGMVVARSYDGRVYGFDAANGERKWIFDRNTVPLLSLRGNSAPLIREGVVITGGDNGKVVGLRLTDGVEVWEQVISTGEGRTEIERLQDVDGILQADAGVVYAAGYRGQITALAGNNGRPLWAHDLSSYSGVAISPAAVFANDVDSNIWSLDRNNGTSLWKQDVLGYRWLSPPAVQGDYIVVGDFDGYVHWLNLNDGKLAARVRLTKKPIDSVPLVVGNTVYVQASNGELGAYRIAK; encoded by the coding sequence ATGAAACGCGCACTGGCTTTTCTGTTACTGGCGACTTTGCTTGGCGGCTGTACCGCGATCAAGAACGCTTTCAAGGGCAGCAACAAGGAAAATATCGAACCACCAAAGGTGCTAACGGAATTTGCGCCGACGGTAACGGTAGAAAAACTCTGGACCACCGGGGTCGGTAAAGGCGCCAGGAAAACCGGTGTGCATCTGACACCTGCCTATGCCGATGGCAAGCTGTATGCGATCAGCACCACGGGTGTACTCGAAGCCTTGGATGCAACGACGGGCCGCACGCTTTGGGAAAAGAAAGACAAAAAAATAGCTTATGCCGCTGGCCCGACTATTGGCGAGGGACTGCTCGTTGTGGGTACGCTGGATGGTACGTTGTTCGCTCTGAATCCCGCAGATGGCAGCGAGCGTTGGCACGCAGAAGTATCTTCCGAACTGATCTCGGCGCCGGCCGTTGATGGCGGCATGGTCGTCGCGCGTTCGTATGACGGTCGCGTGTATGGATTTGATGCGGCCAATGGTGAACGCAAGTGGATTTTTGATCGCAATACCGTACCGCTGCTAAGTCTGCGCGGTAACAGCGCCCCGTTGATCCGCGAAGGCGTGGTCATTACCGGCGGCGATAATGGCAAGGTCGTGGGCTTGCGTCTGACCGATGGCGTGGAGGTCTGGGAGCAGGTTATCTCCACCGGCGAAGGTCGCACAGAGATCGAGCGCCTGCAGGATGTGGACGGAATTTTGCAAGCCGATGCAGGCGTAGTTTATGCCGCGGGTTATCGCGGCCAGATCACGGCATTGGCGGGAAACAACGGGCGTCCGCTATGGGCGCACGATCTGTCCAGCTACAGCGGTGTGGCGATTTCTCCGGCAGCAGTATTTGCCAACGATGTCGATTCGAACATCTGGTCGCTGGATCGCAATAACGGGACATCGTTGTGGAAACAGGATGTACTTGGTTATCGCTGGCTCAGCCCGCCGGCAGTGCAGGGCGACTACATCGTGGTCGGTGATTTCGACGGGTATGTGCACTGGCTCAATTTGAACGATGGCAAGCTTGCCGCCCGCGTGCGACTGACCAAAAAGCCGATCGACTCCGTACCGCTGGTGGTCGGCAACACCGTCTATGTGCAAGCCAGCAATGGCGAACTCGGCGCGTACCGCATCGCCAAATAA